Genomic segment of Methanoculleus horonobensis:
TGGGGCAGGTGATGATCACCTACGGGCCCGAGGACTCCGTCGGCCGGGCCATCGTCACCGCGGCGGCAGCAGCGAACCCGGGCGTGAGCGTATCAAAGGAGATCGAGTTCACCAGCACTGATCCGACGAACATGCTCCTCTCCGCAAGCCCGCAGTCGATGCCGAGCCGGGACGTCAAAGCCGAGTCCGTCTCGCGACTCCGGGCCAAGGTGATGGATGTCAGGGGGAACCCGGTCGAGGGCGAGACGGTGACGTTCGCAATCGTGTCGACGAACTGTACGCCCTACGTGCAGACCCGAGAACCTGAACTGGCGACGGCATCGGGCGAGACCGATACCGACGGGTATGCGACGGTGGAGTTCCGGCCGGGCGCGTTCACGATCGACCGGAGCGATCCGCGCTGGAGCGACACCGCGACCGGGACGGCGACCGTCCGGGCGACGTGGGGCAACGTCAGCCGGGACATCGAGCTCACCTGGAAGAACTACCCCTACCTCTCGGTGGAGACGGAGGTCTCTCCCGAGACGGTGGCGGTGAACGATACGGTCGACGTCACGATCCGGCTGAAAGGCGACGGGTGGGCGCTCCAGCCCGACCCGATCGACGTGGTGCTGGTGATCGACCGGTCGGGGAGTATGTCGGGCACGGACGTGACACCGACGCGGATGGCGGCGGCAAAGACTGCGGCATCCACGTTCATCGAACAGATGAACCCCGGGCGGGATCGGATCGGCCTTGTCTCGTTCTCCTCCTCTACAACGGTGGATAACGAACTGGGCGATTCTTTCGAAGAGGTGACCACGAAACTGAATGCTCTTAACGCGAACGGCGCAACCCAGCTGCGTCGGGGAATCTATGAGGCGATCCTCATGCAGAAAGAGAAGGAGGATCGACCCAACGCCGTCAGAGCCGTGGTCGTCATGACCGACGGCGACTGGAACTACGACGGAAGCCCGATTGGCCACGGGACGGGGTATCCAGCTGATTCGGCATGGGCCTACACCTTCAGCGGCAGCAACCTGGAGCCGGATAACTACCGGTACTACGACGGCCTCGGCGGAACGCTCCGGAGCGGGACGAAGTGGTACAACTGGTGGAACCCCGACCGTGAATATACGTACTGCATCGACGGCGAGACCACCAACCAGAACATGTCCCGGTTTGCCGTCGACAACAACGTGAAACTCTACATGATCACGTTCGCCTACAGTCCCAGCACAACGGTCCGCGACACGATGCGCACACTCTCGACATCGACCGGCGGGTTCTATGAGCATGCCAGGAACGGTGATGATCTCACCGACATATACGAGCGTATTGCCGGTGAACTCAAGACCGAGGCGGGCGTCGATACGGAGTTGAATGTCGCCTTTGAAAATGTCGAGGTGAACGGGAACCTCACCTCCGGATCCGGTGTATTCGAGTATGTCTACGAAGACGGGGCATCGACCACCATCGAGAGCTGGGTCGTCAACGAGACCGGAAACTATACGGTCATCCCCTTCAATACCATCGACCAGACCCTCGACTGGAACGATGACCAGAACCTCCCCTTCAACATCGGCACCGTGCGCCTCGGCCAGACCTGGGAGACGACCTTCAGGCTTGCGGTGAAGACGGAAGGCAACATCAACGTCTTCGGCCCGGGGTCGACGATCTCGTTCAACAACGGCACCGATTCCCTGACGCTTCCCGACACCTTCATCACGGCCGTACCCCTGAACAACACCGGGATGAACTTTGCGGCGCTCAATATCAGCAACTTCCGGTTCACCGGCACCGAGCCGGTCAAGGAGCTCCTCCCGGTCGCCTGGGATCTCAACTACACCGGCCTGTACAGCGTGACGGAGGATCTCTTCTACTCCAACGACAACGAGTACACCTGGGTGAAGTTCGACACCCTCAGCGCCACGAATACGACGACGGCCGGCACATCAACACTCGACGTGCGGGGTCTCCCTCCCGGTGACTACGCCATCCGGATCCGCGGTTCTGCACCGGATACCGAGGATGCCTCGGCAGAGATTACCCTGGGTGTGGCCGCCGGGACGACCGGAATCGCGTATATCCGTATCCGGTGAGTGGCTCCGGCACCCTTTTTTTCCTGTGCCGGTGCGCCTCCGGGGGTTCAGCGGCCCGCACTCCCCCACGGCCGACCGTCTGTGCCTGACGGTCGCGGCACCCTTCTCCCGTGACCCGTATCCGGAGACACTGGGTGCCTGCAGATTTCGCCTCCGGGCGCTCCCGGTTACCTGCACGAACCTGTATTTATTCATCGCGGAACGTTCGCCGCTCTCCCGAAAGCATTGCACATTTTGATCCGTTTGTTCACGTTTTAACCGGGTGATGGGGCCAGTATTGACTGATTTACTGGTCTTTCATGTGTTAAAATTATTTGAAGTAATTACTATATTATTGTTCTGTGGCGCGGGTGATCGCCCTGCCCCGATTCAGATTGAAAAATACTCCATAAGATCTAAAATTGGGGTTATTCAATCCGTTTTAAGCGCCATTTCTGATCTCCTCTGACCAAGATCAAATAAAAACTCTTATATATATTGCATGGGATCACGGCTTCCTGATCTCAGTATGAATTTCAAAAAATTATTCCTCCTCACGATCCTGCTCGGCCTGATCGTTCCTGCGGCGAGTGCGACAGATCCCGATAGGATCCTCATATCGAGCGATGCCGGCTGGCTGGCGGCAGGCGGAACCGAGCCCGCTGAAATAACCGTGCAGGTCTTCGACGGGAGCGGGATGCCGCTCGACAACTGCACCGTGGCGTTCGGGGTCGACCCGGTCTTCGGCCGCATCTCGCCTGCAACCGTCACCACCGATGCATCCGGAACCGCGGTTGTAACGTTCATCCCCGGCAGGACGAGCGGCGTCGCCGTGATAACCGCACGGGCCGGGACTGTAGAAGAGACGTTTCACCTCCCGATCGACCACGGCACGGCCAGCCGCATCACGTACCTTGACTATGAGTTCGAGGTTGCCGCGGGCGACGTCACCGTCATCACCGTGGGGCTGGCCGACCGGTACGGCAACCCCGTGGACGATAGCCGGGTCACCGAGGCCGTCCACTTCAGCGTCGGTTCGATCGACGACGATGCCGTCTTCATCGACGACGGGGGCGCTCCGGTGCCCGAGATCGAACGGACGGTCAACGCCACCGGATACGTCCGGGTGCCCTTCAGAACCGCCCGCACCGTCGGCGAGAACATCGTCCGGATAACTGTTCCTTCGGGCGAAATCGACCGCTACATCTCCATCCGCGGGCTCCCCGCCGGGCTTCCGGCCGCAGTTGCCGTCTCGGTCAATCCCGATGCCGATCCGGAACCCTACCAGCCCGCCGATGGCGAGAGTACGTTTACCCTGACCTACCGGCTCTTCGACTCCTGGGGCAACCCCGCAGCCGGCCGGGATATCCGGGTCGCCACCACGCTCGCAGGGGAAGGCACCGTCCTGACGACGAACGGATCGGGCGTCGCCCGCCTCACCTACGGCCCGAAGGATACCACCGGCAGGATCACCGTCACCGCAACGGCCGCGGACAACGCAAGCGTGACGGTATCGCAGGTTGTTGAGTTCGTGCACACCGTCCCTGTAGATATGCTCCTCTCGGCAAACCCCCAGTCCATGCCGAGCCTCGACGTGCCGGGTTCAAGACCGGCAACCCTCCGTGCGAAGGTCGTCGACGTGAGAGGAAACCCGGTCGGTGGAGAAGACGTAACCTTCGCTATCCGAGACGTCGATACCGGCGAATTCCTGCAGGTCGCCGCCCCGTACCTCTCTGCGTCCTCTGCCGAGACCGATGACGATGGTTACGCTGTCGTCCGGTTCTACCCGGGCACGTTCACGACCGACCGGACTGATCCGCGCTGGAGCGCCGCGGCGAGGGGCGGGTGCGACATCGCCGCTACCTGGAACGGCACCACCCGGACGATCCCCCTGGCCTGGGAGAACTACCCCTACCTCTCGGTGGAAGCAGTGGTCTCTCCCGAGACGGTGGCGGTGAACGATACGGTCGACGTCACGATCCGGCTCATAGGCGACGGGTGGGCGTTCCAGCCGGACCCGATCGATGTGGTGCTCTGCACCGACCGGTCGGGGAGCATGCTCTATGACGACCCCGATCGGATGCACTCGGTACGCGAGGCGGCAAAAGTCTTCGTGGATCAGTTCTCGGAGAACCACGATCGCGCGGCCGCCGTCTCGTTTGGCGGTAAAGGCCGTATCTCGCGCCCCGGTGTCAGTTCCGGCATCAGCACGCACGAGATCGATAACGACTATGCCTGCCCGAAGACCTACGATGACTACGCTACGCTCGATCTCGGGCTCACCCGTAATCTCCGGGCGGTGAAGGATGCGCTCGACGGGGTCGTCCCCGACCACGGCACCCCGCTCCGGCACGGGCTGAAGGTCTCGATCGACCACCTGGTCGCCGGAGCAGACGACGGTTCGGTAAAGGCCGTGGTGCTCCTCTCCGACGGGGATTACAACTGGTACGGCGACCCGCTTGCCCGGGGTTCGGGTTCGACCCATTACTCGCCGGATCAGTACGGGACGCTGACCCGGAGTTACTACCGGTATGGGGATCTCCCCTCGAAATGGCAGAATCTGGCGGCTTACGCCGCGGACAATGACATCCGCATCTTCACGATCTCGTACTCGGAGAGCCTCTCCGGTGACGCGAGGTCGACGCTGCAGAGCATTGCCGCATCGACCGGTGGAAGGTACTACCACGCACCGGCCCCGGATGCCCTGGGCCCGATCTACACCGATATCGCCGGGGCCCTCAAGACGGAAGCCGGCGTCAACACCACGATGGGACTTGACTTCGGCACGATTCGGGTCAACGGTGAAGAACGGGACGGGGAGAGGGTGCTCTCCTACGTCTACGAAGACGGGATATCGACCGTCATCGAGAGCGTGGTCGAGAACGAGACGGGCGAGTATGTGATCGTGCCGGGAAGAACCGTCAACCAGACCGACGACTGGAGCGACGACCGGAACCTGGAGTTCGAGATCGGGACGGTTCACCTCGGCCAGACCTGGGAGGCGACGTTTCGCCTGAGGGTGCTTGCCGACGGCAACATCAACGTCTTCGGGCCCGGGTCCAGGATACGGTTCAACGACGCGGCGGAGCTCGCCCTCCCCGACACCTTCGTCACGGCCGTTCCGGATCTCAGCAACACGGGTTTCGGCTCCGCGACGCTGACGCTCTCAAACCCGCGCTACACCTGTACAGAACCGGTCGAGGAGATCCTCACCGCTGCCTGGGACCTCACCTACACCGGGGCGGGAACCGTGACCGAGTCCGTGGAATACTCGAACGACGGCGGCCTCTCCTGGGTGCGGTTCGAGACCGTGACCGGTGAAACCTCCTCGCTCCATGTCCGGGCACTTCCGCCGGGTGAATACCGGGTTCGGGTGCGCGCATCTGCAGACGACGTACCCGATGCCGGTTTGGTCTTCCCTCCCATCCAGGTCGGGGAGCGGCATCAGGCGTATATCCGGATCATGTAGCGGTTATTTGGGTGCGTGGTTCACGCACCCCAAAAAATTAACGGACCCAGCGGGAATTGAACCCGCGTCCTTGGGTTCGAAGCCCAAAAGGATGTCCACTACCCCATGGGTCCCCTCTTCGGTTTCTATCATAAGTTATTAAGCGTTTTTGTGCCAGTACTCTATACAATGATCCTCTCGTCCAGCGAAATCGCTTGCCGGCGCGAAAACGGCGATCTCGTCATCGAGCCGTACCACGATGCGTCCCAGCAGCCCGCGTCCTATGATCTCCGTGCGGCCGAGGAGACGGTGCTCCCGCGCGGCGTATGCACTCTCGTTCCCTCGATCGAGCGGGTGGAACTCCCCGCCGACCTCGCCGCAACCCTCCGGTGCCGCTCCTCGCTCGCCCGCCGCGGCGTCCTCCTCGGCGGCGGGTTCGTCGATCCCGGGTTCCGCGGCCAGCTGACGCTCTGCCTGACGAACACCGGCGCCGAGGAGATCCGCCTTGCAGCGGGCGACCGGATCGTGCAGATGATCCTGCAGGAAGTGTTGAGCGGCGACCGGCTCTATCAGGGCCGGTACCAGGACAGTGTTGGCACGGTGCATACCCGATGACCCCTTCGATACGTTCGGAACGGAAGTACCTTGAGATCCTCCGGATTCTTGCGGAATCGCACGAACCCCTGGGTGCAAAACGGTTGAGCGAGAAGATGGCCGAACGGGGATTCATCCTGAGCGACCGCGCCGTCCAGTACTACCTCCAGTACCTCGACGAGATGGGATTTACGGAGAAGGCCGGGAACCGGGGGCGCCTCCTGACCGAGGCCGGGATCGCCGAGAGTGAGAGCGCGCTCGTCGATCAGAGGCTCGGCTTCATCATATCGAGGCTCGAACAGCTTGCCTTCCGGAGCACCTTCGACCCGGCGACCGGCACGGGCAGCGTCACCTACAACCTCTCCTTCGTGCGGGAAGAAGACCTCCAGGCCGTCACGGCAGCCTTCGACGAGGTGGCGGCGGCGGGTTACGGGTTTCTCTCCGCCTACCGGATCGTCGATTCCGACCCCCGCATACCTGAGGGCCATGTCGGGATCATGACGGCCTGCAGCGTCACCCTGGACGGCGTCCTCCAGAAGATGGGTATCCCGACGAGGCTCGAGTATGCCGGCAGAATTGCCGTCGATGAAGGCGGATCCGCCGGATTCCTCGATCTCATCGGCTACCGCGGAACGTCGGTCGACCCGCTTCATCTCTTCATATCCGCCGGACTCACCTCGATCAACCGGCTGGTGACGACCCGGGCCGGCGTCGCGCTTGCGAACGTCCGTGCGGTGCCTGCGGCCGCACGCTATCGGGTGGAGGTGACTGTCGGCCTGATGGAGGAGTGCGGCTTCACCTTCCCTGCCGGAGGGGGCATCGGTGAGTTCAACCTCCCGAAGCACCCCTACCGCCTCTCCGTTGTTGCGCTGAGCGGCATGAACATGGTGGCGAATGCCATTGAGAAAGGCTACGCCATAAAAACCGAGATTGGTGCAGGAACGATCCCGTTCGAAAAAATAGCGGACGCTACTGGATCCAGGTGATCCCGCCGTCCTCGTCGTCCGATCTCTTCTCTTCGTTCCGGCTCTTCTGCCGGGCGGCCGTGTCGATCACCTCGAGCCTTCCGCGCGAAGGCTCGACCTCTTTCGGGGTGGGGCCTGATCTGGCAAATCCCTTCCGGCCCAGCGAACCATCCTTCGGTAAGGGCGCTCCTTCGCGCATGCACAGGCCGGCTTCCTCGAAGAGGCCGTCCTTCGGCCGCTGCATTCCGTGGCCGAGCGTGACGCGGTCACCGGTGAACACCCCGTCTTTCGGGCGCTGGGTCGCGCGATCCAGGGTGCCCGCGTCTGCGGAGAGCGCCCCTTCTTTCGGCCGCTGCACGGGTTTTAAGGATGTGGAGTACGATACCGCATCGTCTTTCGGCCCCGTCTTCTCGATGCTGATCCCTTTCAGGCCGAAGGTGGAGTTCTTCGGGGCGGGCACCGACGAGGTGATCGAGGCCGACCCGGTGAGATCGATCTCCCTCCCGCCCTGCTTCGGGGGAAGGATGAAGGCCCCGTCGTCCTGCTTCTTCTCGGCTTTCGGGAGCATATCGATGGTATCGTCCCTGCGCTTCCGGTCGCTCCCGCCGCTGCCCGGGAGCCGGATCATCTCATCCTTCTCCGGTGTGATTGGTTCTGTCATGTATCCGATCTCCTCGAGATATGCCGACTCAAGAGGCGAGGCAAAGCCGGAGACATCATCGTCACCCGGCATCTCGGAGGCGGCGCCGGCTGCCAGGGCTTCCTCCTCTTTACGCAGCCGCTCCTCCTCTTCCGCCCTCAGCCGTTCTTCCTCGCACTCGAGGTGGTATTCCGTCCGGATATCCCGGAGTTCCTCGACCCGGGGGACGTTGGTGAGCCCCGAGAGCACGATGATGATCCCCACATAGGATGTGTTCTTCACCGGGTAATCGCCCGATCGCATCTCGAGCCCGGCGATGCTCCGGTCGATCCACTTTCGGACGGTCTGGAACCCCTTCATCGAGAGCTCGGCCGAGGGGCCGGCGATCAGCACCAGCGCTTTGTCGGCGCTCGTGAGGTCGCAGGGAACCGATACGTCTTCGTAGACCGCTTTTTTGGCGAGGGAGATGATCCGGGCGGCTTTCTCCTGCGAACCCTGGATGAAGTCCTTCAGCGACTGCCGCCGGTGGAGGACGTTCAGCCATCCCGTCGGCAGTCGCTCCGTGGCGTAGCCGACCGCGACGAACCCGTTCCCTTTCAGGGTGTTCAGGACCTCGCCGGCATCCAGAACGATCTCGGCGACATCCAGCCCGGATTCGTTGAACTCCCCGGCACGAAGGAGAAGGCCGATCTGGCGCGCAACCCTCTCGTTGAGCATGTTGTAGTGCGTTCTCGGATCCGACCCAATGGGAAGCTGGCGCAGCTGGCCCATGACGCCGGTGTTCTCGGCCTCGGCTGCAGCGGCGGCCACCTTGATCTTCTTCGACCAGGTCTCGTTGTCGAAGAGGACGACGGCATCGACGAGTTCCTGGAGCACGTCGAGATCGTCGGCGGCCTTGGCAGAGATCCGCTTCCCCTCCTCCAGGCACGGCAGTACGGCAAGAGCGAAGATCGGCTCGATGTAGGACTTCCGGATCTCGGCGATGATGAGCGGCGCGATGTCGATGACGCTGCCACCGAGCCCGCAGCAGAAGAGGATGGCGTCGATCTCCATCGTATCCAGACTCTGGAGGCGGGTCATCACCTCCTCGATATCGATCACGTCCGTGATATGGGCACGATCCGAGATATCGACCCGCGGGAAGAAGATCCTCGCGGGGTCCGGGAGGTAGCGGAGTTGCAGCAGGGAGTTCGGGTCGATGTCGATCGCTACCGCACTCATGCAGTAGACTTTGCTGCGCCGGTCATGGTTGTAGAGTTGATCCACAACCCTTGAGCCGGCGCCGCCCAGCCCAATCGTCAGCACTCGCATGAGATTATACTCCCTGCCTGATACCTTCGCATGCCCGGAGTGACCTTTGCCGCGAAAGATGCATAAATTTCATCCAAAACTATTGATGAATATGTGGGCGGACGGACATATACATTTCTGTACGTTCCGGGATGGGCGAAACCCGCCCAATCAGAAAATATTCATACTTAAATGTTCCGGTTTGGCATCCTCCGGCTGAAGCCCCCTCAAGGGTAAGGAAGAAGAATCACCAGATGCCCAGGAGAACCCGTTACACCTCTCCGTTTTGCACTACCTGTGCGGTACGTGTCGTTTGGAGAGCACAAAATGATAATATATATAACTCCCGGCACGTAACTACTCAATGAGGTGCATAGCCTTGACTACATATGGAATTGAATTTGTGCCCGGAGCAATCAACGTCAAGCAGGTGGTGAACTACACCAAGCTTGCAGAGTCGAAGGATATCGACTACGCTTGGATCACCAACCACTACAACAACCGTCATGCATACCCGACCCTTGCCATGATCGCGGCAAACACCGACTCGATCAAGATGGGACCGGGCATCATGAACACGTTCACCGACACCCCGGCAGCCATTGCTTCTTTCATGGCTACCCTGAACGAGATCTCCGATGGACGTGCCGTCCTCGGTATCGGGCCCGGCGACCTCTCGACCCTTCCCAAGCTCGCGATCGACCCCGTCAAGCCCGTCGGTCACCTGAAGGAAGGTGTCGAGCAGATCCGGAAACTCCTCGCCGGTGAGGAAGTCAAGAAGTCCGGCAACCTGGAGTTCTTCGACTACGACGGTGCCAAGCTGACCGGCGTCAACCTGCCCGGCAAGAAGGGCATCCCGGTCTACATCGGTGCCCAGGGTCCCAAGGTGCTCGAGCTCGCCGGCACGATCGGTGACGGCGCCCTGATCAACGCCTCGAACCCCAAGGACTTCGACGTCGCCATCCCGATCATCAAGAAGGCGATGGAAGCAGTCGACAAGAAGAAGTTCGACGTCGGTGCCTACACCGCCATGTCCATCGACAGGGACGAGAAGAAGGCCCGGAACGCCGCAAAGATTGTTGCCGCATTCATCGCCGCCGGTTCCCCGCCCGCGCTTCTCCAGCGCCACGGACTCAACCTCGACAACGTCGCGAAGATCAAGGAAGCGCTCGGACGCTTCGACTTCAAGACCGTCGGCGGACTCGTCGGCGACGCGGAGATCGACGCCTTCACCATCGCCGGTACCCCCGACATGGTCAAGCAGAAGTGCGAAGACCTCACAAAGGCTGGAGTTACCCAGATCATCTTCGGCTCGCCGCTCGGCCCCGACATGACCAACTCCATCCGCCTCCTCGGCAAGTACATTGTCTGAGACGGAAGAACACGATCTCTTTTTTTACGGCGTTGCCGGATAGTTCGAACCGACCGGGGTACTCCCGGGTTTCGCCGTGGTCTCCGGCGCCACCGTCCGCAGTCCGGACAGGGTTTTATACGCTCGGCGCGCCAACCGGAGTATGAAGGGCCATGTTCACCATCCGCGAGATCCTGACGGAACGGGGGATTCTCCAGTACCGCCGGGAGTCTCTCACCGGCATCCGGTGCCGGATCAGTCCCGTCCGGGTCGAGAGGCAGATCGACGCCGCTCCTGCCATGCCTTCATCCCGCGACGGCTGCCCCTTCTGTCCTGGTGCTATCGATACTTCCACGCCGACGTTCGAGGACGGAAGCCGGCTCCGGTGTGGGGAGAGCGTGACGTTCCCGAACCTCTATCCGTTCGCCGGGCGCCACGTGGTCACGGTGATCACCTCCGATCACGGGCCCGGCCGGTTCGATGCGAGGTGCCTTGCTGATGCCATATCCGGAACGGCTGAGGCTCTCGCTCGGTCCCCGGGGTATGCGAGCATCAACTGGAATAACCTCCCGTCGGCGGGTGCGAGCATCGTCCACCCGCACCTGCAGGGCATCGCCGATGCGGAGCCCACTCGGCTTGCGGAACTCTACATCTCCGGCGGCCGCCGTTATCTCGCCGATCACGGCCGCCTCTACTGGGATGACCTCGTGGAGCGCGAACGCTGCTCGGAGCGGCTTCTCTTCGAAGACGAGATCTTCTGGTCGGCGAACCCCGTCCCCCTCGGCGAGCGGGAGGTGCGGGGAATCCTCCCGGTAGCGACGCTCGATGAACTCGAACCATATGTAGAACCGCTGGCCGAGGGT
This window contains:
- a CDS encoding tubulin/FtsZ family protein, with translation MRVLTIGLGGAGSRVVDQLYNHDRRSKVYCMSAVAIDIDPNSLLQLRYLPDPARIFFPRVDISDRAHITDVIDIEEVMTRLQSLDTMEIDAILFCCGLGGSVIDIAPLIIAEIRKSYIEPIFALAVLPCLEEGKRISAKAADDLDVLQELVDAVVLFDNETWSKKIKVAAAAAEAENTGVMGQLRQLPIGSDPRTHYNMLNERVARQIGLLLRAGEFNESGLDVAEIVLDAGEVLNTLKGNGFVAVGYATERLPTGWLNVLHRRQSLKDFIQGSQEKAARIISLAKKAVYEDVSVPCDLTSADKALVLIAGPSAELSMKGFQTVRKWIDRSIAGLEMRSGDYPVKNTSYVGIIIVLSGLTNVPRVEELRDIRTEYHLECEEERLRAEEEERLRKEEEALAAGAASEMPGDDDVSGFASPLESAYLEEIGYMTEPITPEKDEMIRLPGSGGSDRKRRDDTIDMLPKAEKKQDDGAFILPPKQGGREIDLTGSASITSSVPAPKNSTFGLKGISIEKTGPKDDAVSYSTSLKPVQRPKEGALSADAGTLDRATQRPKDGVFTGDRVTLGHGMQRPKDGLFEEAGLCMREGAPLPKDGSLGRKGFARSGPTPKEVEPSRGRLEVIDTAARQKSRNEEKRSDDEDGGITWIQ
- a CDS encoding dCTP deaminase, which produces MILSSSEIACRRENGDLVIEPYHDASQQPASYDLRAAEETVLPRGVCTLVPSIERVELPADLAATLRCRSSLARRGVLLGGGFVDPGFRGQLTLCLTNTGAEEIRLAAGDRIVQMILQEVLSGDRLYQGRYQDSVGTVHTR
- a CDS encoding galactose-1-phosphate uridylyltransferase, with the protein product MFTIREILTERGILQYRRESLTGIRCRISPVRVERQIDAAPAMPSSRDGCPFCPGAIDTSTPTFEDGSRLRCGESVTFPNLYPFAGRHVVTVITSDHGPGRFDARCLADAISGTAEALARSPGYASINWNNLPSAGASIVHPHLQGIADAEPTRLAELYISGGRRYLADHGRLYWDDLVERERCSERLLFEDEIFWSANPVPLGEREVRGILPVATLDELEPYVEPLAEGILRVVGFYRSVGTHAFNVSIFFDAPGKAGQGHRAFCSIIARLNPNTFSMCDSAFMERLHLEPVILTLPEDLGALFRAKK
- a CDS encoding DUF128 domain-containing protein; the encoded protein is MTPSIRSERKYLEILRILAESHEPLGAKRLSEKMAERGFILSDRAVQYYLQYLDEMGFTEKAGNRGRLLTEAGIAESESALVDQRLGFIISRLEQLAFRSTFDPATGTGSVTYNLSFVREEDLQAVTAAFDEVAAAGYGFLSAYRIVDSDPRIPEGHVGIMTACSVTLDGVLQKMGIPTRLEYAGRIAVDEGGSAGFLDLIGYRGTSVDPLHLFISAGLTSINRLVTTRAGVALANVRAVPAAARYRVEVTVGLMEECGFTFPAGGGIGEFNLPKHPYRLSVVALSGMNMVANAIEKGYAIKTEIGAGTIPFEKIADATGSR
- a CDS encoding Ig-like domain-containing protein, with the protein product MNFKKLFLLTILLGLIVPAASATDPDRILISSDAGWLAAGGTEPAEITVQVFDGSGMPLDNCTVAFGVDPVFGRISPATVTTDASGTAVVTFIPGRTSGVAVITARAGTVEETFHLPIDHGTASRITYLDYEFEVAAGDVTVITVGLADRYGNPVDDSRVTEAVHFSVGSIDDDAVFIDDGGAPVPEIERTVNATGYVRVPFRTARTVGENIVRITVPSGEIDRYISIRGLPAGLPAAVAVSVNPDADPEPYQPADGESTFTLTYRLFDSWGNPAAGRDIRVATTLAGEGTVLTTNGSGVARLTYGPKDTTGRITVTATAADNASVTVSQVVEFVHTVPVDMLLSANPQSMPSLDVPGSRPATLRAKVVDVRGNPVGGEDVTFAIRDVDTGEFLQVAAPYLSASSAETDDDGYAVVRFYPGTFTTDRTDPRWSAAARGGCDIAATWNGTTRTIPLAWENYPYLSVEAVVSPETVAVNDTVDVTIRLIGDGWAFQPDPIDVVLCTDRSGSMLYDDPDRMHSVREAAKVFVDQFSENHDRAAAVSFGGKGRISRPGVSSGISTHEIDNDYACPKTYDDYATLDLGLTRNLRAVKDALDGVVPDHGTPLRHGLKVSIDHLVAGADDGSVKAVVLLSDGDYNWYGDPLARGSGSTHYSPDQYGTLTRSYYRYGDLPSKWQNLAAYAADNDIRIFTISYSESLSGDARSTLQSIAASTGGRYYHAPAPDALGPIYTDIAGALKTEAGVNTTMGLDFGTIRVNGEERDGERVLSYVYEDGISTVIESVVENETGEYVIVPGRTVNQTDDWSDDRNLEFEIGTVHLGQTWEATFRLRVLADGNINVFGPGSRIRFNDAAELALPDTFVTAVPDLSNTGFGSATLTLSNPRYTCTEPVEEILTAAWDLTYTGAGTVTESVEYSNDGGLSWVRFETVTGETSSLHVRALPPGEYRVRVRASADDVPDAGLVFPPIQVGERHQAYIRIM
- a CDS encoding VWA domain-containing protein encodes the protein MRAWICTYIIIAGLLLLVVPAAALMPDAAEVATSSDWLTAGSGESAAVTVLVTNGTPAAPVPGVAVDLTVDSVYGSISPARVVTDSDGTATATFRHGTVAGTATIAATVSEGVGVPLTGSVEQQIDHARANKIAGIRYDREVTVGGTTEIAVRMEDLYGNTVDNRREAETVLFMVSPPAGFVAGASLIDAHTVPVDAAGNATATLRVDTMAGENLVWIQPPAPIGSDMISITGIGGLPVDIAQVVAPESGSIPADGKTKASLTYTLLDEYGNPVPGHGLWVNATLLRLNQPDEQESRLLNTNSLGQVMITYGPEDSVGRAIVTAAAAANPGVSVSKEIEFTSTDPTNMLLSASPQSMPSRDVKAESVSRLRAKVMDVRGNPVEGETVTFAIVSTNCTPYVQTREPELATASGETDTDGYATVEFRPGAFTIDRSDPRWSDTATGTATVRATWGNVSRDIELTWKNYPYLSVETEVSPETVAVNDTVDVTIRLKGDGWALQPDPIDVVLVIDRSGSMSGTDVTPTRMAAAKTAASTFIEQMNPGRDRIGLVSFSSSTTVDNELGDSFEEVTTKLNALNANGATQLRRGIYEAILMQKEKEDRPNAVRAVVVMTDGDWNYDGSPIGHGTGYPADSAWAYTFSGSNLEPDNYRYYDGLGGTLRSGTKWYNWWNPDREYTYCIDGETTNQNMSRFAVDNNVKLYMITFAYSPSTTVRDTMRTLSTSTGGFYEHARNGDDLTDIYERIAGELKTEAGVDTELNVAFENVEVNGNLTSGSGVFEYVYEDGASTTIESWVVNETGNYTVIPFNTIDQTLDWNDDQNLPFNIGTVRLGQTWETTFRLAVKTEGNINVFGPGSTISFNNGTDSLTLPDTFITAVPLNNTGMNFAALNISNFRFTGTEPVKELLPVAWDLNYTGLYSVTEDLFYSNDNEYTWVKFDTLSATNTTTAGTSTLDVRGLPPGDYAIRIRGSAPDTEDASAEITLGVAAGTTGIAYIRIR
- a CDS encoding 5,10-methylenetetrahydromethanopterin reductase; this encodes MRCIALTTYGIEFVPGAINVKQVVNYTKLAESKDIDYAWITNHYNNRHAYPTLAMIAANTDSIKMGPGIMNTFTDTPAAIASFMATLNEISDGRAVLGIGPGDLSTLPKLAIDPVKPVGHLKEGVEQIRKLLAGEEVKKSGNLEFFDYDGAKLTGVNLPGKKGIPVYIGAQGPKVLELAGTIGDGALINASNPKDFDVAIPIIKKAMEAVDKKKFDVGAYTAMSIDRDEKKARNAAKIVAAFIAAGSPPALLQRHGLNLDNVAKIKEALGRFDFKTVGGLVGDAEIDAFTIAGTPDMVKQKCEDLTKAGVTQIIFGSPLGPDMTNSIRLLGKYIV